A single region of the Sus scrofa isolate TJ Tabasco breed Duroc chromosome 17, Sscrofa11.1, whole genome shotgun sequence genome encodes:
- the WFDC3 gene encoding WAP four-disulfide core domain protein 3 isoform X3, with protein MAEFGGECPTDPLPCEELCDGDASCPQGHKCCSTGCGHACRGDIKGGRGGDCPNILVGPCIVSCWVDENCQAGEKCCKSGCSRFCVLSVLLTQLAPNPNGTVRSDSEFEIPVP; from the exons ATGGCAGAGTTTGGCGGTGAATGTCCTACTGACCCCCTACCGTGTGAAGAGCTGTGTGATGGGGATGCGTCCTGTCCCCAGGGACATAAATGCTGCAGTACTGGCTGTGGCCACGCCTGCCGTGGAGACATTAAGGGAG GGCGGGGCGGTGACTGTCCCAACATTTTGGTGGGCCCGTGCATCGTTAGCTGCTGGGTAGACGAGAACTGCCAAGCCGGGGAAAAGTGCTGCAAGTCAGGCTGCTCCCGCTTCTGTGTCCTGTCAGTCCTGCTGACCCAGCTGGCCCCGAACCCCAACGGGACCGTCAGGTCTGATTCTGAATTTG AGATCCCGGTGCCCTAG